From the Mus pahari unplaced genomic scaffold, PAHARI_EIJ_v1.1 scaffold_9805_1, whole genome shotgun sequence genome, one window contains:
- the LOC110315222 gene encoding olfactory receptor 1468-like isoform X1, which produces MVMNNQTVITQFFLLGLPIPPEHQHLFYALFLAMYLTTVLGNLIIIILIILDSHLHTPMYLFLSNLSFSDLCFSSVTMPELLYNMQSQDTSISYVGCLTQLYFFMVFADMENFLLVVMAYDRYMAICFPLHYMNIMSPKLCVCMVVLLWALTVLYSMLHTLLLARLSFCDDNMIPHFFCDISALLKLACSDIYINELMIFILGGLVTVIPFLLIVVSYVQIVSSILKVSSTQGIHKVFSTCGSHLSVVSLFYGTIIGLYLCPSANNSTVKKIAMAMMYTVVTPMLNPFIYSLRNRDIKDALIRVLCKKKSIL; this is translated from the coding sequence ATGGTAATGAACAACCAAACTGTCATCACCCAGTTCTTCCTCCTGGGACTGCCCATCCCCCCAGAGCACCAGCACCTGTTCTATGCCCTGTTCCTGGCCATGTACCTTACAACTGTCCTGGGAaacctcatcatcatcatccttatAATACTGGACTCCcatctccacacacccatgtacttgtTTCTCAGCAATTTGTCCTTCTCTGATCTCTGCTTTTCCTCCGTCACAATGCCTGAGTTGCTGTACAATATGCAGAGCCAGGACACATCCATCTCCTATGTGGGTTGTCTGACACAGCTATACTTCTTCATGGTTTTTGCAGACATGGAGAACTTTCTTCTTGTGgtcatggcctatgaccgctatatGGCCATCTGCTTCCCCCTTCATTACATGAACATCATGAGCCccaagctctgtgtgtgtatggtggtaCTGTTATGGGCACTTACTGTGTTGTATTCCATGTTACATACTCTACTTTTGGCCAGACTGTCATTCTGTGATGACAACATGATCCCCCATTTTTTCTGTGACATATCTGCCCTGCTCAAGTTGGCCTGCTCTGATATTTATATTAATGAACTAATGATATTTATCTTGGGAGGGCTTGTTACTGTTATCCCATTCTTACTCATTGTTGTGTCCTATGTACAAATTGTCTCTTCCATCCTAAAGGTTTCATCTACTCAGGGTATACACAAGGTCTTCTCCACTTGTGGCTCCCATTTGTCTGTTGTTTCACTGTTCTATGGGACAATTATTGGTCTCTACTTATGTCCATCAGCTAATAACTCTACTGTGAAGAAGATTGCCATGGCCATGATGTATACAGTAGTGACTCCCATGCTGAATCCCTTCATCTATAGCCTGAGGAACAGAGATATTAAAGATGCCCTGATAAGAGTCCTTTGCAAGAAGAAAAGCATATTATAA
- the LOC110315222 gene encoding olfactory receptor 1468-like isoform X2: MVMNNQTVITQFFLLGLPIPPEHQHLFYALFLAMYLTTVLGNLIIIILIILDSHLHTPMYLFLSNLSFSDLCFSSVTMPELLYNMQSQDTSISYVGCLTQLYFFMVFADMENFLLVVMAYDRYMAICFPLHYMNIMSPKLCVCMVVLLWALTVLYSMLHTLLLARLSFCDDNMIPHFFCDISALLKLACSDIYINELMIFILGGLVTVIPFLLIVVSYVQIVSSILKVSSTQGIHKVFSTCGSHLSVVSLFYGTIIGLYLCPSANNSTVKKIAMAMMYTVVTPMLNPFIYSLRNRDIKDALIRVVF; the protein is encoded by the coding sequence ATGGTAATGAACAACCAAACTGTCATCACCCAGTTCTTCCTCCTGGGACTGCCCATCCCCCCAGAGCACCAGCACCTGTTCTATGCCCTGTTCCTGGCCATGTACCTTACAACTGTCCTGGGAaacctcatcatcatcatccttatAATACTGGACTCCcatctccacacacccatgtacttgtTTCTCAGCAATTTGTCCTTCTCTGATCTCTGCTTTTCCTCCGTCACAATGCCTGAGTTGCTGTACAATATGCAGAGCCAGGACACATCCATCTCCTATGTGGGTTGTCTGACACAGCTATACTTCTTCATGGTTTTTGCAGACATGGAGAACTTTCTTCTTGTGgtcatggcctatgaccgctatatGGCCATCTGCTTCCCCCTTCATTACATGAACATCATGAGCCccaagctctgtgtgtgtatggtggtaCTGTTATGGGCACTTACTGTGTTGTATTCCATGTTACATACTCTACTTTTGGCCAGACTGTCATTCTGTGATGACAACATGATCCCCCATTTTTTCTGTGACATATCTGCCCTGCTCAAGTTGGCCTGCTCTGATATTTATATTAATGAACTAATGATATTTATCTTGGGAGGGCTTGTTACTGTTATCCCATTCTTACTCATTGTTGTGTCCTATGTACAAATTGTCTCTTCCATCCTAAAGGTTTCATCTACTCAGGGTATACACAAGGTCTTCTCCACTTGTGGCTCCCATTTGTCTGTTGTTTCACTGTTCTATGGGACAATTATTGGTCTCTACTTATGTCCATCAGCTAATAACTCTACTGTGAAGAAGATTGCCATGGCCATGATGTATACAGTAGTGACTCCCATGCTGAATCCCTTCATCTATAGCCTGAGGAACAGAGATATTAAAGATGCCCTGATAAGA
- the LOC110315221 gene encoding olfactory receptor 1468-like, with the protein MVMNNQTVISQFLLLGLHIPPDHQHGFYILFLAMYLTTVLGNIIIIILIILDSHLHTPMYLFLSNLSFTDLCFSSVTVPKLLQNMQSQDISITYVGCLTQMFFLMVFGDMESFLLVVMAYDRYVAICFPLHYTSTMSPKFCVCLVLLSWVFTILYSMLHTLLLARLSFCEDNVIPHFFCDISALLKLACSDIFINELMIFILGGLVIAIPFLLIVVSYVQIVSSILKVSSTQGIHKVFSTCGSHLSVVSLFYGTIIGLYLCPSANNSTVKKIAMAMMYTVVTPMLNPFIYSLRNRDMKDALTRVLYKKKISL; encoded by the coding sequence ATGGTAATGAACAACCAAACAGTCATCTCCCAGTTCCTACTTCTGGGTCTGCACATTCCCCCAGATCACCAGCACGGATTCTACATCCTGTTCCTGGCCATGTACCTCACCACTGTCTTGGggaacatcatcatcatcatcctcataaTACTGGACTCCCATCTCCATACACCCATGTACTTGTTTCTCAGCAACTTGTCCTTCACTgacctctgcttttcctctgtcaCAGTGCCCAAGTTGCTGCAGAACATGCAGAGCCAGGACATATCAATCACCTATGTGGGCTGTCTGAcacaaatgttctttttaatggtttttgGAGATATGGAGAGCTTTCTTCTTGTTGtcatggcctatgatcgctatgtggccatctgcttccctctgcattaCACCAGCACCATGAGTCCTaagttctgtgtgtgtctggtgctgcTGTCATGGGTATTTACCATTCTGTATTCCATGTTACACACTCTACTCTTGGCTAGATTGTCATTCTGTGAGGACAATGTAATCCCCCATTTTTTCTGTGACATATCTGCCCTGCTCAAGTTGGCCTGCTCtgacatttttataaatgaaCTAATGATATTTATCTTGGGAGGGCTTGTCATTGCCATCCCATTCTTACTCATTGTTGTGTCCTATGTACAAATTGTCTCTTCCATCCTAAAGGTTTCATCTACTCAGGGTATACACAAGGTCTTCTCCACTTGTGGCTCCCATTTGTCTGTTGTTTCACTGTTCTATGGGACAATTATTGGTCTCTACTTATGTCCATCAGCTAATAACTCTACTGTGAAGAAGATTGCCATGGCCATGATGTATACAGTAGTGACTCCCATGCTGAATCCCTTCATCTATAGCCTGAGGAACAGAGATATGAAAGATGCCCTGACCAGAGTACTTTACAAGAAGAAAATCTCCTTATAA